The following coding sequences are from one Leptolyngbya sp. NIES-3755 window:
- a CDS encoding XisI protein (similar to AA sequence:cyanobase_aa:LBDG_11690) yields MERIEQYRQAIRSLLDQYAIEGNQDDQLETQVIFDREHDHYQLVSLGWQGQRRFYSCLMHLDIKNGKIWIQRNQTDRLIAQELVEMGVPREDIILGLQPAYARPDTGYGVA; encoded by the coding sequence ATGGAACGAATAGAACAATATCGGCAAGCGATCCGCTCCCTGCTCGATCAGTACGCGATCGAGGGGAATCAAGATGATCAATTGGAAACTCAGGTAATCTTCGATCGAGAACACGATCATTATCAATTAGTGAGTTTGGGTTGGCAGGGACAGCGGCGGTTTTATAGCTGTCTAATGCACTTAGATATTAAGAATGGAAAAATTTGGATTCAGCGCAATCAAACCGATCGATTAATCGCCCAAGAGCTTGTGGAGATGGGAGTGCCACGAGAGGATATCATATTGGGACTGCAACCAGCTTATGCTAGACCTGACACTGGGTATGGAGTGGCTTAA
- a CDS encoding fdxN element excision controlling factor protein (similar to AA sequence:cyanobase_aa:LBDG_10150), protein MSARDRYHNAVKTALSKEQWIITDDPLRLKFEDEDEVRIDLGAELLAAEKGTQKIAIEIKSFLSESALFDYHAALGQFLNYRLVLETLEPTRVLYLAVPLIAYEEFFQRPLAIASVQKYAVKLMVYDPLTEVIVRWNE, encoded by the coding sequence ATGTCTGCGAGAGATCGATATCACAATGCAGTAAAAACTGCTCTTTCAAAAGAGCAATGGATTATTACAGATGATCCACTCAGGTTGAAGTTTGAGGATGAAGATGAAGTCAGAATTGATTTAGGTGCAGAACTGCTTGCCGCAGAGAAAGGAACTCAGAAAATTGCAATCGAGATAAAAAGCTTTTTGAGTGAATCAGCACTGTTTGATTATCATGCTGCATTGGGACAGTTCTTGAACTATCGCTTAGTTTTGGAAACTCTAGAGCCAACGCGAGTCCTCTATTTAGCAGTGCCGTTAATTGCATACGAGGAGTTTTTTCAACGTCCTTTAGCGATCGCTTCTGTGCAAAAGTATGCAGTTAAATTGATGGTATACGATCCACTGACAGAGGTAATTGTGCGATGGAACGAATAG
- a CDS encoding phycobilisome protein (similar to AA sequence:cyanobase_aa:LBDG_34090) has protein sequence MSVVSQVILQADDELRYPTSGELNGIREFFQTGEQRTRIAGVLSESEKKIVEQASKQLWKKRPDFISPGGNAYGNRERALCLRDYGWYLRLVTYGVLCGSTDPIEKIGVIGAREMYNALGVPVPGMAEAIRCLKDASLGLLSESDAAEAAPYFDYIIQAMS, from the coding sequence ATGAGCGTAGTTAGCCAAGTTATCCTACAAGCCGACGACGAGCTTCGTTACCCAACGAGTGGCGAACTCAACGGGATAAGAGAATTTTTTCAAACCGGAGAACAGCGGACTCGTATCGCTGGAGTTCTGTCTGAGAGCGAAAAGAAAATTGTAGAACAAGCCAGTAAACAACTGTGGAAGAAGCGTCCTGACTTTATTTCTCCAGGCGGTAACGCTTATGGAAATCGGGAACGGGCACTTTGTCTGCGCGATTATGGCTGGTATTTGCGTTTAGTGACGTATGGGGTGCTATGTGGCAGCACTGACCCGATCGAGAAAATTGGCGTGATCGGAGCGCGGGAAATGTATAACGCGCTCGGTGTTCCGGTTCCAGGAATGGCGGAGGCGATTCGCTGTCTTAAGGATGCTTCGTTGGGTCTGTTGAGCGAATCAGACGCGGCAGAAGCGGCTCCCTATTTCGATTACATTATTCAGGCAATGTCTTAG
- a CDS encoding hypothetical protein (hypothetical protein L8106_25730;~similar to AA sequence:cyanobase_aa:LBDG_34080) translates to MSATEVLSFWFGDTLEMRKVWFTKNSDFDEEVRSRFLPIYEQAASNQLDGWSDSPESCLALIIVLDQFPRNMFRGTPRSFATDPKALKIAKDAIAKQFDQQVPPVQRFFYYLPLEHSENLDDQNESVRLYEQFRDNPELKETYDYAIRHRVAIEQFGRFPHRNQILDRPSTPKEIEFLKQPGSSF, encoded by the coding sequence ATGTCCGCTACTGAAGTTTTATCGTTCTGGTTCGGGGACACGCTGGAGATGCGGAAGGTCTGGTTTACGAAAAATTCGGACTTTGATGAAGAAGTACGATCGCGCTTTCTGCCAATTTATGAGCAAGCCGCATCTAATCAACTCGATGGCTGGAGCGATTCACCTGAAAGCTGTCTAGCGCTGATCATCGTTCTCGATCAGTTTCCACGCAATATGTTTCGGGGAACTCCTCGATCGTTTGCGACTGATCCCAAGGCGTTGAAGATTGCGAAAGATGCGATCGCAAAACAGTTCGATCAGCAAGTTCCCCCAGTTCAGCGGTTCTTTTATTATTTGCCGCTCGAACACAGTGAAAATCTGGATGACCAAAACGAATCTGTCCGGTTATATGAGCAGTTTAGGGACAACCCTGAATTAAAAGAAACTTACGATTATGCGATTCGGCATCGAGTGGCGATTGAGCAATTTGGACGGTTTCCTCACCGGAATCAAATTCTCGATCGACCCTCGACTCCAAAAGAAATCGAGTTCCTGAAACAGCCTGGATCGTCGTTCTAA
- a CDS encoding hypothetical protein (hypothetical protein MC7420_7527;~similar to AA sequence:cyanobase_aa:LBDG_34070), with amino-acid sequence MNIAAETIPTLEQINQTKSAIDRYIQSLNENPDRREGALPYYLFHEPGRPIRGTVMIFHGFSAKPHQMWRLADYLFRNGFNVYQPSIAGHSLIHPAKNWCQVDLKPEYAEPLKAKVQKDPVLQTFIQNFANNPSAAKPGFMQQMGLMARLVLIEPKLLDIVKSMELADDPDFDRYFTSSHLRYLTEAQSRLSELDAMPGNIYTVGLSVGGAVALGLAASRPDRVRGVVAYAPLLKIYGEERRRYVNLAGPLDISESGWDPNLRFPIGCLTAADRFGSSVVMSAESVRSLSNVPTFLVLTENEDAADIDTTVDFYHQIGGEGEGHRFFLYPKEDLVPHPMVDPTEVSQNMSNRFWQSLYQETFRFLSSGRVNTSNLGSLEQESNLPIVPPV; translated from the coding sequence ATGAATATCGCCGCTGAAACGATCCCCACACTTGAGCAAATCAATCAGACGAAATCTGCGATCGACCGTTACATTCAATCCCTAAACGAGAATCCCGATCGTCGAGAGGGCGCACTGCCATATTACTTATTTCATGAACCCGGTCGTCCGATTCGTGGAACGGTGATGATTTTCCACGGATTCAGTGCAAAGCCCCATCAGATGTGGCGATTGGCGGATTATCTGTTTCGGAATGGATTCAATGTTTATCAACCCTCGATCGCTGGACACTCGCTGATTCATCCTGCAAAAAATTGGTGTCAGGTCGATCTGAAACCTGAATATGCAGAACCGCTGAAGGCTAAAGTGCAGAAAGATCCAGTTCTGCAAACGTTTATCCAAAATTTTGCGAACAATCCAAGCGCGGCAAAACCTGGATTCATGCAGCAAATGGGATTGATGGCGCGATTGGTCTTAATTGAACCGAAACTGCTCGACATTGTGAAATCGATGGAATTAGCAGATGATCCGGACTTCGATCGCTATTTCACGTCTTCTCATTTGCGCTATCTCACTGAAGCTCAATCAAGACTATCCGAACTTGATGCCATGCCCGGAAATATTTATACCGTGGGCTTATCGGTTGGGGGAGCAGTCGCCTTAGGATTGGCGGCATCACGTCCCGATCGCGTTCGAGGTGTGGTGGCTTATGCGCCATTGCTGAAGATCTACGGGGAAGAACGGCGGCGCTATGTGAATCTGGCTGGTCCTTTGGATATTAGCGAATCTGGTTGGGACCCGAATTTGAGATTTCCGATCGGATGCTTAACGGCTGCCGATCGCTTTGGAAGTAGCGTTGTCATGAGTGCTGAATCAGTGCGATCGCTCTCAAATGTTCCAACGTTCCTAGTCCTGACCGAGAACGAAGATGCAGCAGATATTGATACTACTGTAGACTTCTATCACCAAATCGGCGGAGAAGGTGAAGGGCATCGATTCTTCTTGTATCCCAAAGAAGACCTCGTGCCGCATCCAATGGTTGATCCGACTGAAGTGAGCCAAAACATGAGCAATCGATTTTGGCAAAGCTTGTATCAGGAAACGTTCCGATTCTTGAGTTCTGGACGGGTGAACACGAGTAATTTAGGCAGCCTTGAACAAGAGTCGAATTTACCGATCGTGCCTCCGGTGTAA
- a CDS encoding hypothetical protein (protein of unknown function DUF820;~similar to AA sequence:cyanobase_aa:Cyan7425_4750), with protein MNIAKTKKLTFQEYLDFCETSQERYELVRGELQLMTSPTWLHFLIADFLVTVFKQEVAQNQQPWLVLQGTGQQTTNDSSRLPDISIVPFDAIANCIDQTAVLTIAALLVVEVVSDSTALQDYREKVTEYQNKGIREYWIADPDPFGAAKYIGSPKRPTVSVYSLVEGVYQVKRFQGSDRILSPTFPALELTADQILRAGR; from the coding sequence ATGAACATTGCAAAGACGAAGAAACTGACTTTTCAGGAATATTTGGACTTCTGTGAAACGAGTCAAGAGCGTTATGAATTAGTTCGAGGAGAATTGCAGCTTATGACCTCGCCAACTTGGCTGCATTTCTTAATCGCTGACTTTTTAGTAACTGTCTTTAAGCAAGAAGTTGCTCAGAATCAGCAACCTTGGCTCGTTTTACAAGGCACCGGACAGCAAACGACAAATGACAGTTCACGATTACCAGACATCTCGATCGTGCCCTTTGATGCGATTGCAAACTGTATCGATCAAACGGCAGTTCTAACAATCGCTGCTCTTCTAGTTGTAGAGGTCGTGAGTGATAGCACGGCACTGCAAGATTACCGAGAAAAAGTTACAGAGTACCAAAATAAAGGAATTCGAGAATATTGGATTGCTGATCCTGATCCATTTGGAGCGGCGAAATATATCGGTTCTCCGAAGCGTCCGACTGTTAGCGTTTACTCATTAGTCGAAGGCGTTTATCAAGTAAAACGGTTTCAGGGAAGCGATCGCATTCTTTCCCCAACGTTTCCAGCCCTCGAACTAACCGCTGATCAGATCTTGAGGGCTGGAAGATAA
- a CDS encoding cation diffusion facilitator family transporter (similar to AA sequence:cyanobase_aa:LBDG_15550), whose protein sequence is MPMVAPHSANCSCPVHDPQTKQRQLFSALIVVGSFAAVEGAIGLSSHSLALVAEAGHLVSDCFALVLALLATRIAQSPIQWGWIGENTVSIKPNRSPETWAALVNGFGLVVVSLWIIWEAIARFQTVTPEISSLPMLITAIVGLLVNGINIAILHQGSDHDLNLRAAFLHVVADALGAIGVIIAAIAVAVFHWLWADSAISLAIAILILVSTIPLIRQSIQELRRSL, encoded by the coding sequence ATGCCGATGGTCGCTCCTCATTCTGCGAATTGTTCCTGCCCTGTCCACGATCCGCAAACGAAACAACGCCAGCTTTTCTCTGCCCTGATCGTGGTCGGAAGTTTTGCAGCCGTTGAAGGTGCGATCGGTTTATCGAGTCATAGTCTCGCCCTGGTCGCTGAAGCAGGACACCTCGTTTCAGACTGTTTCGCGCTGGTACTCGCTTTACTCGCGACTCGAATTGCTCAATCTCCGATTCAATGGGGTTGGATTGGCGAAAACACAGTTTCGATTAAACCAAACCGCTCTCCCGAAACTTGGGCAGCTTTGGTCAATGGATTTGGATTAGTTGTCGTCTCGCTTTGGATTATTTGGGAAGCGATCGCACGATTCCAAACCGTAACTCCCGAAATTTCCAGCTTACCGATGTTAATTACTGCGATCGTCGGTTTGCTCGTGAATGGAATTAACATTGCGATCTTGCATCAAGGTAGCGATCACGATTTGAACTTACGAGCCGCATTTTTGCATGTAGTTGCTGATGCTTTAGGTGCGATTGGTGTGATCATTGCTGCGATCGCGGTTGCCGTCTTTCATTGGCTGTGGGCGGACAGTGCGATTAGTTTAGCGATCGCGATTCTGATCCTAGTTTCAACGATTCCTCTAATTCGTCAGAGTATTCAAGAACTGCGTCGTTCGTTATGA
- a CDS encoding cyanate hydratase (similar to AA sequence:cyanobase_aa:LBDG_15560): MTIPALTEKLLAAKKAKGLTFADLESILGRDEVWIASLFYRQATASEDEASKLLNALGLPEDLASELMACSVKGLGPLVPTDPLIYRFYEIMQVYGMPMKDVIQEKFGDGIMSAIDFTLDIEKIEDPKGDRVKVTMNGKFLPYKKW; this comes from the coding sequence ATGACTATTCCAGCACTTACAGAGAAACTCCTAGCAGCAAAAAAGGCAAAAGGATTAACGTTTGCCGATCTCGAATCGATTCTGGGACGCGATGAAGTGTGGATCGCTTCATTGTTCTACCGTCAAGCAACCGCCTCTGAAGATGAAGCTTCCAAGTTATTAAATGCGTTGGGATTGCCTGAAGATTTAGCTTCTGAACTGATGGCGTGTTCAGTCAAAGGATTAGGACCGCTCGTGCCGACTGATCCGCTGATTTATCGCTTCTACGAAATCATGCAGGTTTATGGAATGCCGATGAAAGATGTCATCCAAGAGAAATTTGGTGATGGCATCATGAGCGCGATCGATTTCACGCTCGATATCGAAAAGATCGAAGACCCAAAAGGCGATCGCGTTAAGGTCACGATGAATGGTAAATTTCTTCCCTATAAGAAGTGGTAG
- a CDS encoding hypothetical protein (similar to AA sequence:cyanobase_aa:LBDG_15570), translating to MVEMHLLAVNTDFRYDPFYALGVVTTFDRFMQGYRPEADKDSIFNALCRALESDPQQYRNDAQRVLSAASQNAWDTVLIPEKAGEFRGILSEIAENPKFKYSRLFAVGLYTAIETSSPDSVKDATKLTEALKQVSQALNISEDKVQKDLELYRSNLEKMVQIQAVIADALEADRKKREERAQAKVTEAPKDEATSES from the coding sequence ATGGTCGAAATGCACTTGCTTGCCGTCAACACGGACTTCCGCTACGACCCCTTCTATGCACTGGGTGTGGTGACGACGTTCGATCGCTTTATGCAGGGTTATCGTCCCGAAGCCGACAAAGATTCGATTTTCAATGCGCTCTGTCGTGCACTGGAATCTGATCCGCAGCAATACCGCAATGATGCTCAGCGAGTCCTTTCCGCAGCGTCTCAAAATGCTTGGGATACAGTCTTGATTCCTGAGAAAGCAGGCGAATTCCGAGGCATCTTGAGCGAAATCGCAGAAAATCCCAAATTCAAATACAGCCGTCTTTTTGCGGTTGGATTGTATACTGCGATCGAGACTTCTAGCCCCGATTCGGTAAAGGATGCGACCAAATTGACCGAAGCCTTGAAGCAAGTTTCGCAAGCCTTGAACATCTCTGAAGACAAAGTACAGAAAGATCTAGAACTGTACCGCAGCAATTTAGAGAAGATGGTGCAAATTCAGGCAGTGATCGCTGATGCACTTGAAGCCGATCGTAAAAAACGAGAGGAACGTGCTCAAGCAAAAGTCACAGAAGCCCCGAAAGACGAGGCAACATCCGAATCCTAA
- a CDS encoding hypothetical protein (similar to AA sequence:cyanobase_aa:LBDG_15580), translating to MKSVAAIALSLSVLGQGVAVAALPDVETYNFVTKKYNLLMRQSRDGCAFYADPEFIVARSEKPNGTDKNIRQLIVLQTAEKGSGSGCSGVFQFLYADVNCRTNQITYTDGIGSPAAWKTNRYSDPAMSKKICALPTVEFATPTQNLPPAK from the coding sequence ATGAAATCTGTTGCTGCGATCGCGCTTTCACTTTCGGTTTTGGGTCAAGGAGTGGCGGTTGCTGCTTTGCCTGATGTAGAAACTTACAATTTCGTGACCAAGAAATACAATTTGCTAATGCGCCAAAGTCGAGATGGATGCGCGTTCTATGCTGATCCAGAATTTATTGTGGCGCGGAGTGAAAAGCCGAATGGAACGGATAAAAATATTCGACAATTGATTGTTTTACAAACGGCTGAGAAAGGTAGCGGATCGGGCTGTAGTGGCGTGTTTCAGTTTCTCTATGCTGATGTGAATTGCAGAACAAATCAGATCACGTACACAGACGGAATCGGTTCTCCGGCAGCTTGGAAAACCAATCGCTACTCTGATCCAGCTATGTCAAAGAAAATCTGTGCACTGCCGACCGTGGAATTTGCCACGCCTACTCAGAATCTGCCTCCTGCAAAGTAG
- a CDS encoding von Willebrand factor type A (similar to AA sequence:cyanobase_aa:LBDG_15590) — protein sequence MQVGLKCTLSDAHLDATQLSSQRQISIAIEALPDSTSRDIPLNLCLVLDQSGSMEGRSLKTVKQAAERLIDRLSPGDRLSIVTFNHKAKVIFPNQVVDEPILAKAALDRLEAAGGTSIDEGIRLGIEEAAKGKKDTVSQMFVLTDGENEHGDNDRAVKLAQVATSYGLSINSLGFGNHWNQDVLEKIADAGGGALSYIQEPEQAVKEFGRLFDRVQSIGLTNAFLRLALAPGTRLAELKPIAQVAPETIELLVQQEGDLAVVRLGDLMIDSPRVILANLYMGQLPEGKNTIAEVQIKYDNPAIGQSELISETFPIEIAAQAQYQPAIDSDVQQNILALAKYRQTQIAESRLKQGDRQGAVTMLQTAAKTALQMGDRTAATVLQNNATQLNSGEELSEVDRKITRLVSKTTLQEADSE from the coding sequence ATGCAAGTCGGTTTGAAATGTACGCTGAGTGATGCCCATCTGGATGCGACGCAATTAAGCAGTCAGCGCCAGATTTCAATTGCGATCGAAGCCCTCCCGGATTCCACCAGTCGCGATATTCCGCTCAATCTCTGTCTCGTTCTCGACCAAAGCGGTTCGATGGAAGGTCGATCGCTTAAAACTGTGAAACAAGCCGCAGAACGTTTAATCGATCGTCTTTCTCCAGGAGATCGATTGTCGATCGTCACTTTTAATCACAAGGCTAAAGTGATTTTTCCGAATCAAGTGGTCGATGAACCGATCCTGGCGAAAGCAGCCTTAGATCGACTTGAAGCAGCGGGTGGAACCTCGATCGATGAAGGCATCCGACTCGGAATCGAAGAAGCCGCCAAAGGAAAGAAAGATACGGTGTCTCAAATGTTCGTGTTAACCGATGGTGAGAACGAACATGGAGACAACGATCGCGCTGTCAAACTCGCTCAAGTTGCGACCAGTTACGGTTTATCAATTAATTCACTCGGATTCGGCAATCACTGGAATCAAGACGTTTTAGAAAAAATTGCGGATGCGGGCGGTGGAGCGCTTTCGTACATCCAAGAACCCGAACAAGCGGTGAAAGAATTTGGACGATTATTCGATCGCGTTCAATCGATCGGACTGACGAATGCGTTTTTGAGATTGGCGCTCGCTCCCGGAACTCGATTGGCAGAATTGAAACCGATCGCACAAGTTGCCCCTGAAACGATCGAGCTTTTAGTCCAGCAAGAAGGCGATTTGGCAGTCGTGCGATTGGGCGATTTGATGATTGATTCTCCACGTGTGATTTTGGCAAATCTCTATATGGGTCAGTTGCCAGAAGGAAAAAACACGATCGCTGAAGTTCAAATCAAATACGACAATCCTGCGATCGGACAATCCGAATTAATTTCTGAGACTTTCCCGATCGAAATCGCTGCTCAAGCTCAATATCAACCTGCGATCGATTCGGATGTTCAACAGAACATTTTGGCACTGGCGAAATATCGTCAAACTCAAATCGCAGAATCGAGATTAAAACAAGGCGATCGACAAGGAGCCGTCACCATGCTCCAAACCGCAGCAAAAACGGCACTGCAAATGGGCGATCGAACTGCGGCAACCGTTTTACAGAACAATGCCACTCAATTGAATTCGGGTGAAGAACTTTCGGAAGTCGATCGTAAAATCACCCGACTTGTTTCCAAAACTACTTTGCAGGAGGCAGATTCTGAGTAG
- a CDS encoding acetyltransferase, GNAT family (similar to AA sequence:cyanobase_aa:LBDG_50230) → MIVDSSPIHFSIRVADFGLDFSDIAAIRISVFQDEQGVDPALEFDGLDEAATHFLTYEGNRPIGTARVRFLDSRTAKLERVAVLADRRKYGIGRKIVETALEFLANKNISDLRIHAQISVVAFYQKLGFVTEGEPFDEAGIPHIKMSYKFPSS, encoded by the coding sequence ATGATAGTTGATTCCTCTCCGATTCATTTCTCGATTAGAGTTGCAGATTTCGGTCTCGATTTTTCAGATATTGCAGCGATTCGGATAAGTGTCTTCCAAGACGAACAAGGAGTCGATCCCGCTTTAGAATTCGATGGATTAGATGAAGCTGCAACCCATTTTCTGACATACGAAGGAAATCGCCCTATTGGAACTGCACGAGTCAGATTTTTGGATTCTCGCACGGCAAAGTTAGAGCGGGTCGCTGTCTTAGCAGACCGAAGAAAATATGGAATTGGTAGAAAAATTGTGGAAACTGCTCTAGAATTTCTGGCTAACAAAAATATTTCTGATTTACGCATTCATGCTCAGATATCTGTAGTGGCGTTTTATCAAAAATTGGGATTTGTTACGGAGGGTGAGCCGTTTGATGAAGCGGGAATTCCCCATATCAAAATGAGCTACAAATTTCCGTCATCTTAG